Genomic DNA from Arthrobacter sp. B1I2:
CTCGCGGAGGAGGTCCAGCCGGTCTGCGATATCCCCCACCGGCGAGATCAGCAGGCCCTGGACGCGCTGCTCCTGGAAGAGGTCGATGTAGTTCGCCTCCCGGCTGGCATCATGGCCGCTGTCGCCCAGCAGGACCGCGCTGCCCTGCAGTGCCGCGGCGTCCTCGGCTGCGCGGACCACTGAGGTGAAGAAGGGGTTGCCCACGTCAAGGACAATCAGGCCGATGGTGCGGCTGTGGCCTACGCGGAGCTGCCGGGCGGCATCGTTGCGGATAAAGCCCAGTTCATCAATGGCGCGCAGGACCCGCTCCTTTGTCCGCTCGGACACCCGGTCCGGGTAGTTCAGGACGTTGGATACCGTCCCCACGGCCACGCTTGCGTGGTTGGCCACGTCCTTGATACTGGCTGTGCGGTTCATCGATTCTCCGTGCTGATATGCCCGGCGGCCGTTCGTTCCGCGCGGGAGATCAAAAGTTTCTGTCATTGCTTGACACCTGCTCAAATCCAAGAGTACTTTGAATCGTACCAATGAAACGATTCAAAACTTTTGCAGTTTGAAGAGGAGTCCCAATGAGGGTGTGCTTCCGTTCTTCCGTCCAGCCGGCACTGATCGACGAGTACCGGCGCCGCCATGCGGCGGTGTGGCCGGAGATGCTGCGGGCCCTTAAGGAAGCGGGCTGGAACAACTATTCATTGTTCCTGGGTGAGGACGGGCTCCTGGTGGGTTACGTGGAGTGCGACGACTTTGACGCCGTCCGTGCCCGCATGGCCCTGACGGAGGTCAACGCCCG
This window encodes:
- a CDS encoding L-rhamnose mutarotase — encoded protein: MRVCFRSSVQPALIDEYRRRHAAVWPEMLRALKEAGWNNYSLFLGEDGLLVGYVECDDFDAVRARMALTEVNARWQAEMATLFEDSGQAPDEGFQVLEEVFNLDGQLAAQPSAS